The Numida meleagris isolate 19003 breed g44 Domestic line chromosome 12, NumMel1.0, whole genome shotgun sequence genome includes a window with the following:
- the P4HA2 gene encoding prolyl 4-hydroxylase subunit alpha-2 isoform X2, translated as MKPWLRLVFFTSVFLIWHTEAEFFTSIGQMTDLIYAEKDLVQSLKEYIRAEETKLSQIKSWAEKMDVLTSKSTSDPEGYLAHPVNAYKLVKRLNTDWLELENLVLQDTTNGFITNLTIQRQFFPTEEDETGAAKALMRLQDTYKLDPETLSRGNLPGTKYRSSLTVSDCFGMGKTAYNDGDYYHTVLWMEQALKQHDEGEDTTVSKVEILDYLSYAVFQFGDLHRAMELTRRLISLDSTHERAGSNLRYFEKLLEKEREKSSNKTVAATEPVVQSGAYERPLDYLPERDIYEALCRGEGVKMTPRRQKRLFCRYHDGNRNPHLLIAPFKEEDEWDSPHIVRYYDVMSDEEIEKIKQLAKPRLARATVRDPKTGVLTVASYRVSKSSWLEEDDDPVVAKVNQRMQQITGLTVKTAELLQVANYGMGGQYEPHFDFSRRPFDSTLKSEGNRLATFLNYMSDVEAGGATVFPDFGAAIWPKKGTAVFWYNLFRSGEGDYRTRHAACPVLVGCKWVSNKWFHERGNEFLRPCGRTEVD; from the exons ATGAAGCCCTGGCTGCGGTTGGTGTTCTTTACCAGCGTTTTCTTGATCTGGCATACAGAAGCAGAGTTCTTCACTTCAATAG gTCAAATGACAGATCTGATTtatgcagagaaggacttggtaCAGTCTTTGAAAGAATACATCCGAGCAGAAGAGACCAAGTTGTCCCAGATTAAAAG CTGGGCTGAGAAAATGGATGTGCTGACAAGCAAATCCACTTCGGATCCGGAAGGGTACCTGGCCCACCCTGTGAATGCATATAAGCTGGTGAAGCGTTTGAATACTGATTGGCTGGAATTAGAAAACCTGGTTCTTCAGGACACAACAAATG GCTTTATCACAAATCTCACAATTCAGCGTCAGTTTTTTCCAACTGAAGAGGATGAGACAGGGGCTGCCAAGGCTCTGATGCGCCTGCAGGACACATACAAACTGGATCCTGAAACACTCTCTCGAGGGAACTTGCCAG GAACAAAATATAGATCGTCATTGACAGTGAGTGACTGCTTTGGTATGGGCAAGACTGCTTACAATGATGGCGACTACTATCACACAGTACTCTGGATGGAACAAGCCTTAAAACAGCATGATGAGGGGGAGGATACTACAGTCAGCAAAGTGGAGATCCTAGATTATCTCAGCTATGCTGTCTTCCAGTTTGGAGACTTACACAGAGCCATGGAGCTTACAAGGCGCCTGATATCCCTTG ACAGTACTCATGAGAGAGCAGGCAGTAATCTGCGGTACTTTgagaagctgctggagaaggagagagagaagtcCTCAAACAAGACAGTTGCAGCAACAGAACCAGTGGTGCAAAGTGGTGCCTATGAGAGACCTCTTGACTACTTGCCGGAGCGTGATATCTATGAGGCCCTCTGTAGAGGTGAAGGGGTGAAAATG ACGCCTCGGAGGCAGAAAAGGCTTTTCTGTAGGTACCATGATGGAAACAGAAACCCACATCTGCTCATAGCTCCCTTTAAAGAAGAAGATGAATGGGATAGCCCTCATATTGTACGCTACTATGATGTCATGTCTGatgaagaaattgagaaaattaAACAGCTGGCAAAGCCAAGG cTGGCACGAGCCACAGTCCGTGATCCCAAAACCGGTGTCCTTACAGTGGCTAGCTACAGAGTGTCAAAAAG TTCATGGTTGGAGGAAGATGACGATCCTGTTGTGGCTAAGGTGAATCAACGAATGCAGCAGATCACAGGGTTAACAGTGAAAACAGCTGAGCTGTTGCAG GTTGCTAATTATGGAATGGGAGGGCAGTATGAGCCACACTTTGATTTTTCTAGG CGACCCTTTGACAGCACACTCAAATCGGAAGGAAATAGGCTAGCGACGTTTCTTAACTAT aTGAGTGATGTGGAAGCTGGAGGAGCTACAGTTTTCCCAGATTTTGGGGCAGCAATATGGCCTAAGAAG GGAACAGCAGTATTTTGGTACAATCTATTCAGAAGTGGCGAGGGTGATTACAGAACAAGGCATGCAGCTTGTCCAGTACTAGTAGGGTGTAAATGGG
- the P4HA2 gene encoding prolyl 4-hydroxylase subunit alpha-2 isoform X5, protein MKPWLRLVFFTSVFLIWHTEAEFFTSIGQMTDLIYAEKDLVQSLKEYIRAEETKLSQIKSWAEKMDVLTSKSTSDPEGYLAHPVNAYKLVKRLNTDWLELENLVLQDTTNGFITNLTIQRQFFPTEEDETGAAKALMRLQDTYKLDPETLSRGNLPGTKYRSSLTVSDCFGMGKTAYNDGDYYHTVLWMEQALKQHDEGEDTTVSKVEILDYLSYAVFQFGDLHRAMELTRRLISLDSTHERAGSNLRYFEKLLEKEREKSSNKTVAATEPVVQSGAYERPLDYLPERDIYEALCRGEGVKMTPRRQKRLFCRYHDGNRNPHLLIAPFKEEDEWDSPHIVRYYDVMSDEEIEKIKQLAKPRLARATVRDPKTGVLTVASYRVSKSSWLEEDDDPVVAKVNQRMQQITGLTVKTAELLQVANYGMGGQYEPHFDFSRRPFDSTLKSEGNRLATFLNYKDEPDAFKRLGTGNRVATFLNYMSDVEAGGATVFPDFGAAIWPKKGTAVFWYNLFRSGEGDYRTRHAACPVLVGCKWVSNKWFHERGNEFLRPCGRTEVD, encoded by the exons ATGAAGCCCTGGCTGCGGTTGGTGTTCTTTACCAGCGTTTTCTTGATCTGGCATACAGAAGCAGAGTTCTTCACTTCAATAG gTCAAATGACAGATCTGATTtatgcagagaaggacttggtaCAGTCTTTGAAAGAATACATCCGAGCAGAAGAGACCAAGTTGTCCCAGATTAAAAG CTGGGCTGAGAAAATGGATGTGCTGACAAGCAAATCCACTTCGGATCCGGAAGGGTACCTGGCCCACCCTGTGAATGCATATAAGCTGGTGAAGCGTTTGAATACTGATTGGCTGGAATTAGAAAACCTGGTTCTTCAGGACACAACAAATG GCTTTATCACAAATCTCACAATTCAGCGTCAGTTTTTTCCAACTGAAGAGGATGAGACAGGGGCTGCCAAGGCTCTGATGCGCCTGCAGGACACATACAAACTGGATCCTGAAACACTCTCTCGAGGGAACTTGCCAG GAACAAAATATAGATCGTCATTGACAGTGAGTGACTGCTTTGGTATGGGCAAGACTGCTTACAATGATGGCGACTACTATCACACAGTACTCTGGATGGAACAAGCCTTAAAACAGCATGATGAGGGGGAGGATACTACAGTCAGCAAAGTGGAGATCCTAGATTATCTCAGCTATGCTGTCTTCCAGTTTGGAGACTTACACAGAGCCATGGAGCTTACAAGGCGCCTGATATCCCTTG ACAGTACTCATGAGAGAGCAGGCAGTAATCTGCGGTACTTTgagaagctgctggagaaggagagagagaagtcCTCAAACAAGACAGTTGCAGCAACAGAACCAGTGGTGCAAAGTGGTGCCTATGAGAGACCTCTTGACTACTTGCCGGAGCGTGATATCTATGAGGCCCTCTGTAGAGGTGAAGGGGTGAAAATG ACGCCTCGGAGGCAGAAAAGGCTTTTCTGTAGGTACCATGATGGAAACAGAAACCCACATCTGCTCATAGCTCCCTTTAAAGAAGAAGATGAATGGGATAGCCCTCATATTGTACGCTACTATGATGTCATGTCTGatgaagaaattgagaaaattaAACAGCTGGCAAAGCCAAGG cTGGCACGAGCCACAGTCCGTGATCCCAAAACCGGTGTCCTTACAGTGGCTAGCTACAGAGTGTCAAAAAG TTCATGGTTGGAGGAAGATGACGATCCTGTTGTGGCTAAGGTGAATCAACGAATGCAGCAGATCACAGGGTTAACAGTGAAAACAGCTGAGCTGTTGCAG GTTGCTAATTATGGAATGGGAGGGCAGTATGAGCCACACTTTGATTTTTCTAGG CGACCCTTTGACAGCACACTCAAATCGGAAGGAAATAGGCTAGCGACGTTTCTTAACTAT AAAGATGAGCCAGATGCTTTCAAGCGGTTAGGGACTGGAAATCGTGTGGCCACTTTTTTAAACTAT aTGAGTGATGTGGAAGCTGGAGGAGCTACAGTTTTCCCAGATTTTGGGGCAGCAATATGGCCTAAGAAG GGAACAGCAGTATTTTGGTACAATCTATTCAGAAGTGGCGAGGGTGATTACAGAACAAGGCATGCAGCTTGTCCAGTACTAGTAGGGTGTAAATGGG
- the P4HA2 gene encoding prolyl 4-hydroxylase subunit alpha-2 isoform X1: MKPWLRLVFFTSVFLIWHTEAEFFTSIGQMTDLIYAEKDLVQSLKEYIRAEETKLSQIKSWAEKMDVLTSKSTSDPEGYLAHPVNAYKLVKRLNTDWLELENLVLQDTTNGFITNLTIQRQFFPTEEDETGAAKALMRLQDTYKLDPETLSRGNLPGTKYRSSLTVSDCFGMGKTAYNDGDYYHTVLWMEQALKQHDEGEDTTVSKVEILDYLSYAVFQFGDLHRAMELTRRLISLDSTHERAGSNLRYFEKLLEKEREKSSNKTVAATEPVVQSGAYERPLDYLPERDIYEALCRGEGVKMTPRRQKRLFCRYHDGNRNPHLLIAPFKEEDEWDSPHIVRYYDVMSDEEIEKIKQLAKPRLARATVRDPKTGVLTVASYRVSKSSWLEEDDDPVVAKVNQRMQQITGLTVKTAELLQVANYGMGGQYEPHFDFSRKDEPDAFKRLGTGNRVATFLNYMSDVEAGGATVFPDFGAAIWPKKGTAVFWYNLFRSGEGDYRTRHAACPVLVGCKWVSNKWFHERGNEFLRPCGRTEVD; this comes from the exons ATGAAGCCCTGGCTGCGGTTGGTGTTCTTTACCAGCGTTTTCTTGATCTGGCATACAGAAGCAGAGTTCTTCACTTCAATAG gTCAAATGACAGATCTGATTtatgcagagaaggacttggtaCAGTCTTTGAAAGAATACATCCGAGCAGAAGAGACCAAGTTGTCCCAGATTAAAAG CTGGGCTGAGAAAATGGATGTGCTGACAAGCAAATCCACTTCGGATCCGGAAGGGTACCTGGCCCACCCTGTGAATGCATATAAGCTGGTGAAGCGTTTGAATACTGATTGGCTGGAATTAGAAAACCTGGTTCTTCAGGACACAACAAATG GCTTTATCACAAATCTCACAATTCAGCGTCAGTTTTTTCCAACTGAAGAGGATGAGACAGGGGCTGCCAAGGCTCTGATGCGCCTGCAGGACACATACAAACTGGATCCTGAAACACTCTCTCGAGGGAACTTGCCAG GAACAAAATATAGATCGTCATTGACAGTGAGTGACTGCTTTGGTATGGGCAAGACTGCTTACAATGATGGCGACTACTATCACACAGTACTCTGGATGGAACAAGCCTTAAAACAGCATGATGAGGGGGAGGATACTACAGTCAGCAAAGTGGAGATCCTAGATTATCTCAGCTATGCTGTCTTCCAGTTTGGAGACTTACACAGAGCCATGGAGCTTACAAGGCGCCTGATATCCCTTG ACAGTACTCATGAGAGAGCAGGCAGTAATCTGCGGTACTTTgagaagctgctggagaaggagagagagaagtcCTCAAACAAGACAGTTGCAGCAACAGAACCAGTGGTGCAAAGTGGTGCCTATGAGAGACCTCTTGACTACTTGCCGGAGCGTGATATCTATGAGGCCCTCTGTAGAGGTGAAGGGGTGAAAATG ACGCCTCGGAGGCAGAAAAGGCTTTTCTGTAGGTACCATGATGGAAACAGAAACCCACATCTGCTCATAGCTCCCTTTAAAGAAGAAGATGAATGGGATAGCCCTCATATTGTACGCTACTATGATGTCATGTCTGatgaagaaattgagaaaattaAACAGCTGGCAAAGCCAAGG cTGGCACGAGCCACAGTCCGTGATCCCAAAACCGGTGTCCTTACAGTGGCTAGCTACAGAGTGTCAAAAAG TTCATGGTTGGAGGAAGATGACGATCCTGTTGTGGCTAAGGTGAATCAACGAATGCAGCAGATCACAGGGTTAACAGTGAAAACAGCTGAGCTGTTGCAG GTTGCTAATTATGGAATGGGAGGGCAGTATGAGCCACACTTTGATTTTTCTAGG AAAGATGAGCCAGATGCTTTCAAGCGGTTAGGGACTGGAAATCGTGTGGCCACTTTTTTAAACTAT aTGAGTGATGTGGAAGCTGGAGGAGCTACAGTTTTCCCAGATTTTGGGGCAGCAATATGGCCTAAGAAG GGAACAGCAGTATTTTGGTACAATCTATTCAGAAGTGGCGAGGGTGATTACAGAACAAGGCATGCAGCTTGTCCAGTACTAGTAGGGTGTAAATGGG
- the P4HA2 gene encoding prolyl 4-hydroxylase subunit alpha-2 isoform X3: protein MKPWLRLVFFTSVFLIWHTEAEFFTSIGQMTDLIYAEKDLVQSLKEYIRAEETKLSQIKSWAEKMDVLTSKSTSDPEGYLAHPVNAYKLVKRLNTDWLELENLVLQDTTNGFITNLTIQRQFFPTEEDETGAAKALMRLQDTYKLDPETLSRGNLPGTKYRSSLTVSDCFGMGKTAYNDGDYYHTVLWMEQALKQHDEGEDTTVSKVEILDYLSYAVFQFGDLHRAMELTRRLISLDSTHERAGSNLRYFEKLLEKEREKSSNKTVAATEPVVQSGAYERPLDYLPERDIYEALCRGEGVKMTPRRQKRLFCRYHDGNRNPHLLIAPFKEEDEWDSPHIVRYYDVMSDEEIEKIKQLAKPRLARATVRDPKTGVLTVASYRVSKSSWLEEDDDPVVAKVNQRMQQITGLTVKTAELLQVANYGMGGQYEPHFDFSRMSDVEAGGATVFPDFGAAIWPKKGTAVFWYNLFRSGEGDYRTRHAACPVLVGCKWVSNKWFHERGNEFLRPCGRTEVD from the exons ATGAAGCCCTGGCTGCGGTTGGTGTTCTTTACCAGCGTTTTCTTGATCTGGCATACAGAAGCAGAGTTCTTCACTTCAATAG gTCAAATGACAGATCTGATTtatgcagagaaggacttggtaCAGTCTTTGAAAGAATACATCCGAGCAGAAGAGACCAAGTTGTCCCAGATTAAAAG CTGGGCTGAGAAAATGGATGTGCTGACAAGCAAATCCACTTCGGATCCGGAAGGGTACCTGGCCCACCCTGTGAATGCATATAAGCTGGTGAAGCGTTTGAATACTGATTGGCTGGAATTAGAAAACCTGGTTCTTCAGGACACAACAAATG GCTTTATCACAAATCTCACAATTCAGCGTCAGTTTTTTCCAACTGAAGAGGATGAGACAGGGGCTGCCAAGGCTCTGATGCGCCTGCAGGACACATACAAACTGGATCCTGAAACACTCTCTCGAGGGAACTTGCCAG GAACAAAATATAGATCGTCATTGACAGTGAGTGACTGCTTTGGTATGGGCAAGACTGCTTACAATGATGGCGACTACTATCACACAGTACTCTGGATGGAACAAGCCTTAAAACAGCATGATGAGGGGGAGGATACTACAGTCAGCAAAGTGGAGATCCTAGATTATCTCAGCTATGCTGTCTTCCAGTTTGGAGACTTACACAGAGCCATGGAGCTTACAAGGCGCCTGATATCCCTTG ACAGTACTCATGAGAGAGCAGGCAGTAATCTGCGGTACTTTgagaagctgctggagaaggagagagagaagtcCTCAAACAAGACAGTTGCAGCAACAGAACCAGTGGTGCAAAGTGGTGCCTATGAGAGACCTCTTGACTACTTGCCGGAGCGTGATATCTATGAGGCCCTCTGTAGAGGTGAAGGGGTGAAAATG ACGCCTCGGAGGCAGAAAAGGCTTTTCTGTAGGTACCATGATGGAAACAGAAACCCACATCTGCTCATAGCTCCCTTTAAAGAAGAAGATGAATGGGATAGCCCTCATATTGTACGCTACTATGATGTCATGTCTGatgaagaaattgagaaaattaAACAGCTGGCAAAGCCAAGG cTGGCACGAGCCACAGTCCGTGATCCCAAAACCGGTGTCCTTACAGTGGCTAGCTACAGAGTGTCAAAAAG TTCATGGTTGGAGGAAGATGACGATCCTGTTGTGGCTAAGGTGAATCAACGAATGCAGCAGATCACAGGGTTAACAGTGAAAACAGCTGAGCTGTTGCAG GTTGCTAATTATGGAATGGGAGGGCAGTATGAGCCACACTTTGATTTTTCTAGG aTGAGTGATGTGGAAGCTGGAGGAGCTACAGTTTTCCCAGATTTTGGGGCAGCAATATGGCCTAAGAAG GGAACAGCAGTATTTTGGTACAATCTATTCAGAAGTGGCGAGGGTGATTACAGAACAAGGCATGCAGCTTGTCCAGTACTAGTAGGGTGTAAATGGG
- the P4HA2 gene encoding prolyl 4-hydroxylase subunit alpha-2 isoform X4, protein MKPWLRLVFFTSVFLIWHTEAEFFTSIGQMTDLIYAEKDLVQSLKEYIRAEETKLSQIKSWAEKMDVLTSKSTSDPEGYLAHPVNAYKLVKRLNTDWLELENLVLQDTTNGFITNLTIQRQFFPTEEDETGAAKALMRLQDTYKLDPETLSRGNLPGTKYRSSLTVSDCFGMGKTAYNDGDYYHTVLWMEQALKQHDEGEDTTVSKVEILDYLSYAVFQFGDLHRAMELTRRLISLDSTHERAGSNLRYFEKLLEKEREKSSNKTVAATEPVVQSGAYERPLDYLPERDIYEALCRGEGVKMTPRRQKRLFCRYHDGNRNPHLLIAPFKEEDEWDSPHIVRYYDVMSDEEIEKIKQLAKPRLARATVRDPKTGVLTVASYRVSKSSWLEEDDDPVVAKVNQRMQQITGLTVKTAELLQVANYGMGGQYEPHFDFSRKDEPDAFKRLGTGNRVATFLNYVPSRRTPEW, encoded by the exons ATGAAGCCCTGGCTGCGGTTGGTGTTCTTTACCAGCGTTTTCTTGATCTGGCATACAGAAGCAGAGTTCTTCACTTCAATAG gTCAAATGACAGATCTGATTtatgcagagaaggacttggtaCAGTCTTTGAAAGAATACATCCGAGCAGAAGAGACCAAGTTGTCCCAGATTAAAAG CTGGGCTGAGAAAATGGATGTGCTGACAAGCAAATCCACTTCGGATCCGGAAGGGTACCTGGCCCACCCTGTGAATGCATATAAGCTGGTGAAGCGTTTGAATACTGATTGGCTGGAATTAGAAAACCTGGTTCTTCAGGACACAACAAATG GCTTTATCACAAATCTCACAATTCAGCGTCAGTTTTTTCCAACTGAAGAGGATGAGACAGGGGCTGCCAAGGCTCTGATGCGCCTGCAGGACACATACAAACTGGATCCTGAAACACTCTCTCGAGGGAACTTGCCAG GAACAAAATATAGATCGTCATTGACAGTGAGTGACTGCTTTGGTATGGGCAAGACTGCTTACAATGATGGCGACTACTATCACACAGTACTCTGGATGGAACAAGCCTTAAAACAGCATGATGAGGGGGAGGATACTACAGTCAGCAAAGTGGAGATCCTAGATTATCTCAGCTATGCTGTCTTCCAGTTTGGAGACTTACACAGAGCCATGGAGCTTACAAGGCGCCTGATATCCCTTG ACAGTACTCATGAGAGAGCAGGCAGTAATCTGCGGTACTTTgagaagctgctggagaaggagagagagaagtcCTCAAACAAGACAGTTGCAGCAACAGAACCAGTGGTGCAAAGTGGTGCCTATGAGAGACCTCTTGACTACTTGCCGGAGCGTGATATCTATGAGGCCCTCTGTAGAGGTGAAGGGGTGAAAATG ACGCCTCGGAGGCAGAAAAGGCTTTTCTGTAGGTACCATGATGGAAACAGAAACCCACATCTGCTCATAGCTCCCTTTAAAGAAGAAGATGAATGGGATAGCCCTCATATTGTACGCTACTATGATGTCATGTCTGatgaagaaattgagaaaattaAACAGCTGGCAAAGCCAAGG cTGGCACGAGCCACAGTCCGTGATCCCAAAACCGGTGTCCTTACAGTGGCTAGCTACAGAGTGTCAAAAAG TTCATGGTTGGAGGAAGATGACGATCCTGTTGTGGCTAAGGTGAATCAACGAATGCAGCAGATCACAGGGTTAACAGTGAAAACAGCTGAGCTGTTGCAG GTTGCTAATTATGGAATGGGAGGGCAGTATGAGCCACACTTTGATTTTTCTAGG AAAGATGAGCCAGATGCTTTCAAGCGGTTAGGGACTGGAAATCGTGTGGCCACTTTTTTAAACTAT GTACCAAGCAGGAGGACGCCAGAGTGGTAA